The Synechococcus sp. HK05 DNA segment ACAACCCCAATGTGGTGAAAACTCTGCTGGCCGCTGATGGCCGGGCCCTCTACTTCTCCCGCTCCGCCATCCCCCACGTACGCGGCGTGGATCCGGTCGACTGGCACGCCCACACCACCTACTGGGGGCATGTGGGCCTCTACGGCTACCGAGCCGATGTGCTGATGCGCTGGAACCAGCTGCCCCACTCACCGCTGGAGCACACCGAGAAGCTCGAGCAGCTGCGCCTGATCGAGGCCGGCATCCAGATCGGCACCTTCCCAGTGGAGGGCGAATCTCTCTCCGTGGACACCGCCGAGCAACTGGAACAGGCACGGTCTATCGCCATCACAGACGTGCTGTAGCGCTTTAATCGTTGCGATCGCGCCAGCCCTCGCGGCTGAGCTGCGCCCACAGCCCCCGCGCCTGCAGGAGGCGCTCCGCCAGCTCGCGCACCGCACCATGGCCGCCGTTGCGGCGCAGCACCGCATCAGCGCGGCGACGCAACGGTGCCGCCGCATCAGCCGTGGCCACCAGCAGCCCCACGGCGCCCTGCAGCGCCAGGTCGTTCACATCGTCGCCCACAAACACAATCTGCTCGGCGGTCACCCCTAGCTGCTGACGCAAGCCAGCCAGGGCCACCGGTTTGTCCTTTGCGCCCACCAGACAGTGGCGGATGCCCAGCTGCTGCGCGCGCACCTCAGTGGCGCCGCCGCGGCCGCCGCTGAGAAAAGCCACCTCCAGGCCGGCGTGCTGCAGCAGCCGGATGCCAAGGCCATCGCGCACATCAAAACGCTTGATCAGCTCACCCTCCGGCCCGTACCAGAGGCCGCCATCGGTGAGCACCCCGTCCACATCGAGCACCACCACCTGCATCGCCGCGAGCCGCCGGCGCAGTCGCCACCAGGTGAGCCTGCGCATCAGGCCAGCCCCGCCTGCACCAGATCGTGTAACCGCAACAATCCCTGCATCCGGTTCTGCTCATCCACCACCGGGAGCACGCCAATCGCCTTGCGACGATTGCGCTCCATGCGTTCAATCGCCTCAATCGCCAGGGTGGATTCCAACACCGTGATGGGATCTTCCGTCATCAGATCCGCCGCCGTGAGGCGGCTCCACTGTTCGGCGCCATGGGTCTGCAAAGCCCGGCGCAGATCACCATCGGTGATCAGGCCATGGATGCGGGTGATCTCTCCATCACGGCCAACCCAACAAGCCCCCACACCGTCGGCGGTGAGGTGAGCAATCACTTCCGGGAGCGAGGTATCGACGCGAAGCGGCACAAGACGACTTACCGGCACCATCAAATCCGCTGCCGTGAGTGTGAGTTGCTTCCCCAGCGAACCGGCTGGGTGGTTCAACGCAAAATCCTCCGGCGACACCCCGCGCCGCTCCATCCACACAGCCGCCAGCGCATCGCCGATCGCCATCGCGACAGCCGTACTGGCCGTGGGGGCCAGGTTCAGTGGACACACCTCTCGATCCACCGAGCCATCCAACACCGCATCGCATCCACGGGCGAGGGTTGAGGTCACACGACCCACCAGGGCAATCCGGGCCGTGCCGCGGCGTCTCAAGTGGGGAAGGATCTGCAGCAACTCATCCGTTTCACCGCTATTCGAGAGCAGCAAAGCCACATCTTCTGGGGCCACAACGCCTAGATCACCATGCAAGGCATCCACCGGGTTGAGGTAGATCGCCATCAGTCCAATGGAGGCGAAGGTGGCGGCGATCTTGCGCGCCACGATGCCGCTCTTCCCAACCCCAGTGATCACCAACTTGCCGCGCTGACTGGCACAGGCATCGAGCAATGCCAACGCGGCTTCCACTTGGTCAGCCGGCAAACGCTTCGCCGCCGCTGCGATGGCTGCCGCTTCCTCCTCTAGGCAACGGGTCAGCGCTGACATCAGAACGGATGGACTAGTGACTCAAGCGACTGTATGGCGTTGCTCTTTCAACAGTCGCTTGCGCTCGGTGGTGCGCCTCAATGCTGAAGGCCGTTCAGGGCTGCCCCCACCACGCGATGGTCAGCGTCCTGCAGGAGGCGGCGCAGTTCAACGCGGGCTTGCTCTGCGGCGACAGAAGCAAGATCAGCTTCACGCACCAAACGGCCCAAGATCTCAGCTCCTCCCACCCTCACCGTGCCATCCGCATCGGCGATTGCCAGCTGGGCCAGCCGCAGCAGCTGTTCCGGCTGCACCTCCGGGTGCTCCGCCACCGCAGAGAGCACGCTGCAACGCAGCAGCCACTCCTGTTCCCGCTCAAAGGCTGCCAGCACCAAGGGCCAAGCCTGCTCAAAGCCATGGCTCACCAAGGCGTTCGCCGCCTCGGCCCGCACCGCCACCTCCGGATCGTGCTGCAGGGCATGAACCAAGGGCTCCCAACCCGCCGGCGTGGGCTTGTGGCCCAGGCCTGAACAGCTCAGCTGGCGCAGCAGCATGTCGCTCTGTTGCAGCCCCAGGAGCAAGAGGGGTTCAGCCTGTTCGGGGGTGGCGTCCACGAGGCTGGCGAGGGCAGGGCGAGCCCGGCCGGGGTTATCGGAAGCGATCGCCTCACGCAGAGCGTCGAAATCCATCGGAGCGTGCTGGAGGAACAGGGCGCACTTCAGTTTGGGTCAGCACTCACCGCGCTGATCCTGCAGGGCATTGAGCAGCGCCCGCCGCCGCCGCCGGCGGCTCAACGCGCTCTGTACCAACAACGCCACACCGATCACCAGGGCCGGCAGGGCCTGCAGCCGATCGGAGCCCTGCCGCAAGGCCAGGCCCACCAGACCCACCAGGATCAAAAGCGGCGTGGCCAGAGCGAGCAGATCGCGGCTCATCGGTGAGCGAGAGCCCATTAGCGGCGGGCCTCCATCCAGCGCAGCAGGCTGGCGCTGAGCACCTCCACACCAACGGCGAGACAACGCTCATCCGGCCGGAAGGTGCTGCTGTGCAGTGGCGTGCAGCCCTCAGGCCCGGCCACCCCCAGCCGAAACATCGTGGCGCGGGTGCCCTGCTGCAGTTCAGCGAAATCCTCGGCCCCCAGCGACGGCTGCTCCAACCACTGCACCTGCTCCCGCCCCAACAGATCGGTGGCGGCATCGGCCACCAGCTGGGTGAGCTCAGGATCGTTGTGCACCGGTGGCGAGATGCAGCGGTAGCGCACACGGGCCTCACCGCCGTAGCCGGCGCAGATCGCCTTCACGGTGTCTTCAATCCAGCCGGGCAGCTGGGCATGCAGCTCCAGATCCAGGCAGCGCACTGTGCCCAACAGCCGCACGTGATCGGCGATCACGTTGAAGGCCTTGCCGCCTTCGATGCGCCCAAAACTCACCACCACCGGGTGCAGGGCATCCAGCCGGCGGCTGATCGCCTCCTGGAGCCCGCTCACCACCCGTGCCGCAATCCAGATCGCATCGGTGCTCTGGTGGGGGCGCGCCCCATGCCCCCCTTCGCCAAGCACCTCCACCTCCAGCTCACCCGCCGCAGCCGTGAGACTGCCGCTGCGCACGCCGATGCTGCCCGCCGCCAGGCTGGGAAACACATGCACACCGAACAGGGCCTCCACCCCCTCCATGGCCCCATCAGCACGCATC contains these protein-coding regions:
- a CDS encoding DUF3188 domain-containing protein encodes the protein MSRDLLALATPLLILVGLVGLALRQGSDRLQALPALVIGVALLVQSALSRRRRRRALLNALQDQRGEC
- a CDS encoding SIS domain-containing protein, with translation MSALTRCLEEEAAAIAAAAKRLPADQVEAALALLDACASQRGKLVITGVGKSGIVARKIAATFASIGLMAIYLNPVDALHGDLGVVAPEDVALLLSNSGETDELLQILPHLRRRGTARIALVGRVTSTLARGCDAVLDGSVDREVCPLNLAPTASTAVAMAIGDALAAVWMERRGVSPEDFALNHPAGSLGKQLTLTAADLMVPVSRLVPLRVDTSLPEVIAHLTADGVGACWVGRDGEITRIHGLITDGDLRRALQTHGAEQWSRLTAADLMTEDPITVLESTLAIEAIERMERNRRKAIGVLPVVDEQNRMQGLLRLHDLVQAGLA
- a CDS encoding amidohydrolase, encoding MNAAQLQAAVAAQLPELVAIRRHLHAHPELSGNEHQTAALVAGELRGLGWRVQEGVGRTGVLAELGPESAPVVALRVDLDALPVEERSGVPYASVHQGLMHACGHDIHTTVGLGVARILAPLADQLSARVRLLFQPAEETAQGAAWMRADGAMEGVEALFGVHVFPSLAAGSIGVRSGSLTAAAGELEVEVLGEGGHGARPHQSTDAIWIAARVVSGLQEAISRRLDALHPVVVSFGRIEGGKAFNVIADHVRLLGTVRCLDLELHAQLPGWIEDTVKAICAGYGGEARVRYRCISPPVHNDPELTQLVADAATDLLGREQVQWLEQPSLGAEDFAELQQGTRATMFRLGVAGPEGCTPLHSSTFRPDERCLAVGVEVLSASLLRWMEARR
- a CDS encoding HEAT repeat domain-containing protein produces the protein MDFDALREAIASDNPGRARPALASLVDATPEQAEPLLLLGLQQSDMLLRQLSCSGLGHKPTPAGWEPLVHALQHDPEVAVRAEAANALVSHGFEQAWPLVLAAFEREQEWLLRCSVLSAVAEHPEVQPEQLLRLAQLAIADADGTVRVGGAEILGRLVREADLASVAAEQARVELRRLLQDADHRVVGAALNGLQH
- a CDS encoding HAD family hydrolase, whose amino-acid sequence is MRRLTWWRLRRRLAAMQVVVLDVDGVLTDGGLWYGPEGELIKRFDVRDGLGIRLLQHAGLEVAFLSGGRGGATEVRAQQLGIRHCLVGAKDKPVALAGLRQQLGVTAEQIVFVGDDVNDLALQGAVGLLVATADAAAPLRRRADAVLRRNGGHGAVRELAERLLQARGLWAQLSREGWRDRND